A section of the Amycolatopsis sp. AA4 genome encodes:
- a CDS encoding PP2C family protein-serine/threonine phosphatase: protein MVSRPAPASALPPGAELPEHAGFWRSVLDDVLEPVFLQDPEGALRWANAAAEKLGPAELVGVTETTGKVGHRPAKIRALPGGWRAWTVVDDGRRRPEEFLAEAGPKLALARGRHGTARVIAELAASALGDCAFVLLPTTRGRWEWWSCTEHGAAGHGRIRRVPAQVAPVVSDAVTDGVRPEARAVPATEVAALPAAVAEPLEGHLEVSVVSFGSGMAGAVLLGRRGEPAFGLAQGEAVEAFAEAAGTALANAQRYASQEEATRGLESTLLPTPPAQIDGANFELWYEPAGGVLGVGGDFYDVLSREDGSAFVVVGDICGKGAEAAALTGRVRHSLAALHLVERDGRTMLRLLNELLISGGSNRFATLVLGSVAAAESGLDVTLASGGHPAPLVLRRGGGVEEISVPGTLVGVSPQARFAEATTHLEEGDVCLLYTDGVTEARNRTESTELFGDERLYTVLEDCVGQPAREVVRRLREAVRAWLGNSGHDDIAVLAIEAAPRAE, encoded by the coding sequence ATGGTGTCACGGCCCGCTCCGGCGTCGGCCCTGCCACCCGGCGCCGAGCTGCCCGAGCACGCCGGTTTCTGGCGCTCGGTGCTCGACGACGTCCTGGAGCCGGTGTTCCTGCAGGACCCGGAAGGCGCTCTGCGCTGGGCCAACGCGGCCGCCGAGAAGCTCGGCCCGGCCGAGCTCGTCGGCGTGACCGAGACCACCGGCAAGGTCGGCCACCGGCCGGCCAAGATCCGCGCGCTGCCCGGCGGCTGGCGCGCCTGGACCGTGGTCGACGACGGCCGCCGCCGTCCTGAGGAGTTCCTCGCCGAAGCCGGTCCGAAACTGGCGCTCGCGCGCGGACGGCACGGCACGGCGCGGGTGATCGCCGAACTGGCGGCGTCCGCTTTGGGCGATTGCGCCTTCGTGCTGCTGCCGACCACCCGCGGCCGCTGGGAATGGTGGAGCTGCACCGAGCACGGCGCGGCGGGCCACGGGCGGATCCGGCGGGTTCCGGCCCAGGTCGCGCCCGTGGTGTCCGACGCGGTCACCGACGGCGTCCGGCCTGAGGCGCGGGCGGTCCCGGCGACGGAAGTGGCGGCGCTTCCGGCCGCGGTGGCCGAGCCGCTCGAAGGGCACCTCGAGGTTTCGGTGGTCTCGTTCGGTTCCGGCATGGCGGGCGCGGTGCTGCTCGGCAGGCGCGGCGAACCCGCGTTCGGGCTGGCGCAAGGCGAGGCGGTCGAGGCGTTCGCGGAGGCGGCCGGCACTGCGCTGGCGAACGCGCAGCGCTACGCCAGTCAGGAAGAAGCCACGCGCGGGCTCGAATCGACGTTGCTTCCGACGCCGCCGGCGCAGATCGACGGCGCGAATTTCGAGCTGTGGTACGAACCCGCCGGCGGGGTGCTGGGCGTCGGCGGCGATTTCTACGACGTCCTCTCCCGCGAGGACGGCAGCGCGTTCGTGGTCGTCGGCGACATCTGCGGCAAGGGCGCCGAGGCGGCCGCGCTGACCGGCCGCGTGCGGCATTCGCTGGCCGCGCTGCATCTCGTCGAACGCGACGGCCGGACGATGCTGCGGCTGCTCAACGAACTCCTGATCTCCGGCGGCAGCAACCGGTTCGCGACGCTCGTGCTCGGTTCGGTCGCGGCCGCGGAGTCCGGGCTCGACGTCACCCTCGCCTCCGGCGGCCACCCCGCCCCGCTCGTGCTGCGGCGCGGGGGAGGGGTCGAGGAGATCAGCGTGCCGGGCACCTTGGTCGGCGTGTCGCCGCAGGCGCGGTTCGCCGAGGCGACGACGCATCTCGAGGAAGGCGACGTCTGCCTGCTCTACACCGACGGCGTCACCGAAGCCCGCAACCGCACGGAATCCACCGAACTGTTCGGCGACGAACGGCTCTACACGGTGCTGGAGGACTGCGTCGGGCAACCGGCGCGCGAAGTCGTGCGCCGGTTGCGCGAGGCGGTGCGGGCCTGGCTCGGGAACTCCGGCCACGACGACATCGCGGTGCTGGCGATCGAGGCCGCGCCGCGCGCGGAGTAA
- a CDS encoding HAMP domain-containing protein — MTETPQASGSPRNSGAPDPDSVPANEAAALERLLAAVHDLGDGNFRRRFVAHGDGITARLASAFNDIAERNQRLVTELMRVRGAVGQEGKLNERVRTEIGPGGWATAVDTVNGLIEDVSRPVVELDRVLGAVAEGDLSQPMALQLDGRPLRGQYAELAKTVNGLNAQLSRFAAEVIRLSREIAGEGRLGGQAEVPGVAGTWRDLTDSVNFLADNLTEQVRNIASVTTAVARGDLTQKINVDARGEILELKNTINTMVDQLSSFADEVTRVSREVGSEGRLGGQARVPGVAGTWRDLTDSVNLMADNLTDQVRNISQVATAVAAGDLTKKIDVDARGEILQLKTTLNTMVDQLSSFADEVTRVAREVGSEGRLGGQAEVPGAAGTWRGLTDSVNQMADNLTDQVRNISHVTTAVAKGDLTQKITVDARGEILELKTTMNTMVDQLSSFADEVTRVAREVGTEGQLGGQATVPGVAGIWRDLTGSVNFMANNLTAQVRNIAQVATAVARGDLTKKIAVDAKGEILELKTTLNTMVDQLSAFADEVTRVSREVGTDGKLGGQATVPGVAGTWKDLTDNVNFMANNLTEQVRNISHVTSAVARGDLTQKITVDARGEILELKNILNTMVDQLSAFADEVTRVAREVGTEGRLGGQARVPGVAGIWKDLTDNVNVMADNLTVQVRSIATMASAVANGDLSKKISIDAAGEVAALAGTLNDMVETLRAFADEVTRVAREVGTEGILGGQARVPGVAGTWKDLTENVNFMAHNLTSQVRNISQVTTAVARGDLSRKIDVDARGEILELKTTMNTMVDQLSAFAAEVTRVAREVGTEGKLGGQAEVEGVSGTWKRLTESVNQLAGNLTTQVRAIGQVATAVTAGDLTRHITVDASGELADLKDNINQMIANLKETTSANREQDWLKTNLARLSGRMQGHRDLASVATLILSELAPLVSAQQGAFFIAHDDEDGGDPDKLLDCIAAYGLAQARTGLRFRLGESLIGQAAVDRRTILVNGAPPEYALVSSGLGSAPPVNVIVLPVLFQGEVLGVLELASVNEFSAVHLDLLEQLRHTIGVNVNTILSNSRTEALLTESQRLAQELRARSEQLQAQQGELRRSNTELAEKAALLAQQNRDIEVKNIEIEQARQELEERAGQLTVASQYKNEFMANMSHELRTPLNSALILAKLLSENPEGNLTEKQIQFAKTIYAAGSDLQQLINDILDLAKVEAGKLDLQMSDVTLPELVNYVESLCRPLTADKGLEFAVLIDPPVPGSVHTDEHRLQQVLRNLLSNAAKFTDEGGVRLHIRMADPEEVEQESLRSAAGIIAFAVEDTGIGIPEEKLEVIFDAFRQADGTTSRKYGGTGLGLSISQQLTELLSGELRVSSVPGKGSTFTLYLPVGAANLIAPTTPVRPTPKLPVLPSTITVAEPNSAPKRFNGEKVLIVDDDLRNVFALAAVLEQAGLEVIYADTGVAGIRALERHEDTALVLMDVMMPELDGNATIAAIRAEAAHEDLPVIAVTAKATEEDRERTLASGADDYITKPVDTDLLLDVIAARLEADAASSSEVESLERVTGIEPA, encoded by the coding sequence ATGACAGAGACTCCCCAGGCTTCCGGGAGCCCCCGGAACTCCGGGGCCCCTGACCCGGATTCCGTACCGGCGAACGAGGCCGCGGCGCTGGAGCGGCTGCTCGCCGCGGTCCACGACCTCGGGGACGGCAACTTCCGGCGGCGCTTCGTGGCGCACGGCGACGGGATCACCGCCCGGCTCGCGTCGGCGTTCAACGACATCGCGGAGCGCAACCAGCGGCTGGTGACGGAACTCATGCGCGTGCGCGGCGCGGTGGGCCAGGAGGGCAAGCTCAACGAGCGCGTCCGCACCGAGATCGGCCCCGGCGGCTGGGCCACCGCGGTCGACACGGTCAACGGGCTGATCGAGGACGTCAGCCGCCCGGTCGTCGAGCTGGACCGGGTGCTGGGCGCGGTCGCCGAGGGCGATCTGTCGCAGCCGATGGCGCTGCAGCTGGACGGCCGTCCGCTGCGCGGGCAGTACGCCGAGCTGGCCAAGACCGTGAACGGCCTCAACGCGCAGCTGTCGCGGTTCGCCGCCGAAGTGATCCGGCTCTCCCGCGAGATCGCCGGCGAGGGCCGCCTCGGCGGCCAGGCCGAGGTCCCCGGCGTGGCCGGCACCTGGCGCGACCTCACCGATTCGGTCAACTTCCTCGCCGACAACCTCACCGAGCAGGTCCGGAACATCGCCTCGGTCACCACGGCGGTGGCCCGCGGCGACCTGACGCAGAAGATCAACGTCGACGCCCGGGGCGAGATCCTCGAGCTGAAGAACACGATCAACACGATGGTCGACCAGCTCTCGTCCTTCGCCGACGAGGTCACGCGGGTGTCGCGAGAGGTCGGTTCCGAAGGGCGCCTCGGCGGCCAGGCGCGGGTGCCGGGCGTGGCGGGCACCTGGCGCGACCTCACCGATTCGGTGAACCTGATGGCGGACAACCTGACCGACCAGGTCCGCAACATCTCGCAGGTCGCCACGGCGGTCGCGGCGGGCGATCTGACGAAGAAGATCGACGTCGACGCGCGCGGCGAGATCCTGCAGCTCAAGACGACGCTGAACACGATGGTCGACCAGCTCTCGTCGTTCGCCGACGAGGTCACCCGGGTCGCCCGCGAGGTCGGTTCCGAGGGCCGCCTCGGCGGTCAGGCGGAGGTCCCCGGCGCGGCCGGCACCTGGCGCGGCCTGACTGACTCGGTCAACCAGATGGCCGACAACCTGACCGACCAGGTCCGGAACATCTCGCACGTGACCACCGCGGTCGCGAAGGGCGATCTGACGCAGAAGATCACCGTGGACGCGCGCGGCGAGATCCTCGAGCTCAAGACCACGATGAACACGATGGTCGACCAGCTCTCGTCCTTCGCTGACGAGGTCACCCGAGTGGCCCGCGAAGTCGGTACGGAAGGGCAGCTGGGCGGCCAGGCCACCGTGCCCGGGGTCGCCGGCATCTGGCGCGACCTCACCGGCTCGGTGAACTTCATGGCGAACAACCTCACCGCGCAGGTCCGCAACATCGCGCAGGTCGCGACGGCGGTCGCGCGCGGCGACCTGACGAAGAAGATCGCGGTCGACGCCAAGGGCGAGATCCTGGAGCTGAAGACCACGCTGAACACGATGGTCGACCAGCTGTCCGCCTTCGCCGACGAGGTCACCCGCGTGTCCCGCGAGGTCGGCACGGACGGGAAGCTCGGCGGCCAGGCGACCGTGCCGGGTGTCGCGGGCACCTGGAAAGACCTGACCGACAACGTGAACTTCATGGCCAACAACCTGACCGAGCAGGTGCGGAACATCTCGCACGTCACCTCGGCGGTGGCCCGCGGCGACCTGACGCAGAAGATCACCGTCGACGCGCGCGGCGAGATCCTCGAGCTGAAGAACATCCTCAACACGATGGTCGACCAGCTGTCCGCCTTCGCGGACGAGGTCACCCGCGTGGCCCGCGAGGTCGGTACCGAAGGACGGCTGGGCGGCCAGGCGCGCGTCCCCGGCGTCGCGGGGATCTGGAAAGACCTCACCGACAACGTGAACGTCATGGCCGACAACCTGACCGTGCAGGTCCGGAGCATCGCGACGATGGCGAGCGCGGTGGCGAACGGCGACTTGTCGAAGAAGATTTCGATCGACGCGGCGGGCGAGGTCGCGGCGCTGGCCGGGACGCTGAACGACATGGTCGAGACGCTGCGCGCGTTCGCCGACGAGGTCACCCGCGTCGCCCGGGAAGTGGGCACGGAAGGCATCCTCGGCGGTCAGGCGCGGGTCCCCGGCGTGGCCGGTACCTGGAAGGACCTGACCGAGAACGTCAACTTCATGGCGCACAACCTGACCAGCCAGGTGCGGAACATCTCGCAGGTCACGACGGCGGTCGCGCGCGGCGACCTGTCCCGCAAGATCGACGTCGACGCCCGGGGCGAGATCCTCGAGCTCAAGACCACGATGAACACGATGGTCGACCAGCTGTCCGCGTTCGCCGCGGAGGTCACCCGCGTGGCCCGCGAGGTCGGCACCGAGGGCAAGCTGGGCGGCCAGGCCGAGGTCGAGGGCGTGTCCGGCACCTGGAAGCGGCTGACCGAGAGCGTGAACCAGCTGGCGGGCAACCTGACCACGCAGGTCCGCGCGATCGGCCAGGTCGCGACGGCGGTGACCGCGGGCGACCTGACCCGGCACATCACCGTGGACGCGTCCGGCGAGCTGGCGGACCTCAAGGACAACATCAACCAGATGATCGCGAACCTCAAGGAGACCACCTCCGCGAACCGCGAACAGGACTGGCTGAAGACGAACCTGGCGCGGCTGTCCGGGCGGATGCAGGGCCACCGCGACCTCGCGTCGGTGGCGACGCTGATCCTGTCCGAGCTGGCCCCGCTGGTGAGCGCGCAGCAGGGCGCGTTCTTCATCGCGCACGACGACGAGGACGGCGGCGACCCGGACAAGCTGCTCGACTGCATCGCCGCCTACGGCCTCGCCCAGGCCCGCACCGGCCTGCGCTTCCGGCTCGGCGAATCGCTGATCGGCCAGGCCGCGGTGGACCGGCGGACGATACTGGTCAACGGCGCTCCCCCGGAGTACGCGCTGGTGTCGTCCGGGCTCGGCTCGGCCCCGCCGGTCAACGTGATCGTGCTGCCGGTGCTGTTCCAGGGCGAGGTGCTCGGCGTGCTGGAACTGGCGTCGGTCAACGAGTTCTCCGCGGTGCATCTGGACCTGCTGGAGCAGCTGCGGCACACGATCGGCGTCAACGTCAACACGATCCTGTCGAACTCGCGCACCGAGGCGCTGCTGACCGAATCGCAGCGGCTGGCCCAGGAACTGCGCGCACGGTCCGAGCAGCTGCAGGCCCAGCAGGGCGAACTGCGCCGGTCGAACACCGAACTGGCCGAGAAGGCGGCTCTGCTGGCCCAGCAGAACCGCGACATCGAGGTCAAGAACATCGAGATCGAGCAGGCGCGCCAGGAACTCGAGGAACGGGCCGGGCAGCTGACGGTCGCGTCGCAGTACAAGAACGAGTTCATGGCGAACATGTCGCACGAGCTGCGGACCCCGCTCAACAGCGCGCTGATCCTGGCGAAGCTGCTGTCGGAGAACCCGGAGGGCAACCTCACGGAGAAGCAGATCCAGTTCGCGAAGACGATCTACGCGGCCGGGTCGGATCTGCAGCAGCTGATCAACGACATCCTGGACCTGGCGAAGGTCGAGGCGGGCAAGCTGGACCTGCAGATGTCCGACGTGACGCTGCCGGAGCTGGTGAACTACGTCGAGTCCCTGTGCCGCCCGCTGACCGCGGACAAGGGCCTGGAGTTCGCGGTCCTGATCGACCCGCCGGTGCCGGGCAGCGTGCACACCGACGAGCACCGGCTCCAGCAGGTCCTGCGGAACCTGTTGTCGAACGCCGCGAAGTTCACCGACGAGGGCGGTGTGCGCCTGCACATCCGGATGGCCGACCCGGAGGAAGTCGAACAGGAGTCGCTGCGCTCGGCGGCCGGAATCATCGCGTTCGCGGTCGAGGACACCGGGATCGGCATTCCGGAGGAGAAGCTGGAAGTCATCTTCGACGCCTTCCGCCAAGCGGACGGGACCACGAGCCGCAAGTACGGCGGAACGGGGCTGGGCCTGTCGATCAGCCAGCAGCTCACCGAGCTGCTGAGCGGTGAACTGCGCGTCAGCAGCGTCCCCGGCAAGGGCAGCACCTTCACGCTGTACCTGCCGGTCGGCGCGGCGAACCTGATCGCCCCGACGACGCCGGTGCGTCCCACGCCGAAGCTGCCGGTCCTGCCGAGCACCATCACGGTGGCCGAACCGAACAGCGCGCCGAAACGCTTCAACGGCGAGAAGGTCCTGATCGTCGACGACGACCTGCGCAACGTCTTCGCCCTCGCGGCGGTCCTGGAGCAGGCAGGCTTGGAAGTCATCTACGCCGACACGGGCGTGGCCGGAATCCGGGCGCTGGAACGCCACGAGGACACGGCGCTGGTGCTGATGGACGTGATGATGCCGGAACTGGACGGCAACGCGACCATCGCCGCCATCCGAGCCGAAGCGGCCCACGAGGACCTGCCGGTGATCGCTGTCACAGCGAAAGCGACGGAGGAAGACCGCGAACGCACCCTGGCTTCCGGAGCGGATGACTACATCACGAAGCCGGTGGACACGGACCTGCTGCTGGACGTGATCGCCGCCCGCCTGGAGGCGGACGCGGCGTCGTCGTCCGAGGTAGAAAGCTTGGAGCGGGTGACGGGAATCGAACCCGCGTAG